A genomic window from Scomber scombrus chromosome 18, fScoSco1.1, whole genome shotgun sequence includes:
- the LOC133999828 gene encoding uncharacterized protein LOC133999828, with protein sequence MGNGPSEQEQIDRFVSDLSDGPDVRVNQNIVKFCSLHSSDMLKQHYERRMRAGDCAAGWIKDLVVKLAAFTSAPELAGLGALAIAVFIDILSSSPSKESVKDALRCVFAEEKASEVWDLIDECLKRIRMNIDNRHQLRSDLERIEHKLSEALTKLKNSMLRDNHMTTDALKAWVNGAAFHIHMLVHLVRLGGINTCNPVERLLSDYEEALDELFKKQKKIIENKCSLESSATIPAVVDPPPYFVDEMGTCYNIGYGDFDKHVEALYNHRYGRQKREIQQHFSDVRRNLQSLVSQRGSFNFQ encoded by the coding sequence ATGGGGAACGGACCAAGTGAGCAGGAACAAATTGATAGGTTTGTGAGTGACCTCAGCGATGGTCCAGATGTGAGAGTCAATCAGAACATTGTGAAGTTCTGCAGTCTGCATTCTTCAGACATGCTGAAACAACACTatgagaggaggatgagggcgGGTGACTGCGCTGCAGGCTGGATCAAGGACCTGGTGGTGAAGCTGGCAGCCTTCACATCCGCTCCTGAGCTGGCCGGACTCGGAGCGCTCGCCATCGCCGTCTTCATCGACATCTTGTCGTCCAGTCCATCAAAGGAGAGCGTGAAGGACGCTCTGCGCTGTGTGTTTGCTGAGGAGAAAGCCTCCGAGGTCTGGGATCTGATCGATGAGTGTCTGAAGAGAATCAGGATGAACATCGACAACCGCCACCAGCTGAGGAGCGACCTGGAGCGGATCGAGCACAAGCTGAGCGAGGCGCTCACCAAGCTGAAGAACTCCATGTTGAGGGACAACCACATGACGACTGATGCTCTGAAGGCCTGGGTGAACGGAGCGGCCTTCCACATCCACATGCTGGTTCACCTGGTGAGACTGGGAGGGATCAACACCTGTAACCCAGTGGAGAGACTCCTCTCTGATTACGAGGAGGCGCTGGATGAGCTGttcaaaaaacagaagaagataATTGAAAATAAGTGCTCGCTGGAATCGTCTGCAACAATCCCAGCCGTTGTGGATCCTCCTCCCTATTTTGTGGATGAAATGGGAACATGTTACAATATTGGTTACGGCGATTTTGACAAACATGTTGAAGCGTTATACAATCACAGGTACGGGCGGCAGAAGCGTGAGATTCAGCAGCACTTCAGTGATGTGAGAAGGAATCTGCAGAGTCTGGTTAGTCAGAGAGGATCCTTTAACTTCCAATGA